A genomic stretch from Nocardia wallacei includes:
- a CDS encoding NUMOD4 motif-containing HNH endonuclease, translating into MIEAAGVREHPQRLLTHSLNSTEEQAVPEPTHERWRPIIGWEGLYEVSDYGRVRSLDRVVNNWPSGTRRVPGRVLSPSRHRHGYRMYGLKLGTVRKLRTAHSLVAEAFIGPRPEGLQVCHNDGDPTNNMLANLRYDTPSENQTDIVRHGKHFHANKTHCPSGHAYAEHAYSIPSRPNARYCRACQRSGTA; encoded by the coding sequence ATGATCGAAGCCGCCGGGGTGCGGGAACACCCACAGCGGCTTCTGACCCACTCACTCAACTCCACTGAGGAGCAGGCTGTGCCCGAGCCTACCCATGAACGCTGGCGTCCCATCATCGGATGGGAAGGACTGTACGAGGTATCCGACTACGGACGGGTCCGCTCGTTGGACCGCGTGGTGAACAATTGGCCGTCCGGCACTCGCCGTGTTCCTGGCCGCGTGCTCTCACCATCGCGACATCGTCACGGCTATCGGATGTACGGGCTCAAGCTGGGTACAGTCCGGAAGCTGCGCACTGCGCACTCGCTCGTGGCCGAAGCGTTCATTGGCCCGAGGCCGGAAGGATTGCAGGTCTGCCACAACGACGGCGACCCTACGAACAACATGCTCGCGAATCTGCGGTACGACACACCTAGCGAGAATCAAACGGACATCGTTCGGCATGGAAAACACTTCCACGCCAACAAGACTCACTGTCCCAGTGGGCATGCGTACGCCGAGCACGCCTATTCGATCCCGAGCCGACCGAATGCGCGGTACTGCCGCGCATGTCAGCGCTCTGGCACCGCTTGA
- a CDS encoding M15 family metallopeptidase: MSFRTVYGNQWSEAGWRMCNRDECERIYVEGANNDNLAAMIVRSGPAEVVLRAWATWYHHNVEPLDLYAPAPGDDWGWSATNDVADSNHLSGTALDFNATQYPWGVDASRVMPRARIAKIREGLDLFRGFVFWGQDWSRKDPMHYQIGVPEFDPDGAPNRGLAAFAAELENGLHGILAPAPDSDDPRTDPQVLAGFFQLIPPSRWPK, translated from the coding sequence GTGAGCTTCCGAACCGTCTACGGCAACCAGTGGAGCGAGGCGGGCTGGCGGATGTGCAACCGCGACGAATGCGAACGCATCTATGTCGAGGGAGCCAACAACGACAACCTGGCCGCGATGATCGTCCGGTCCGGCCCGGCGGAGGTAGTGCTGCGCGCCTGGGCCACCTGGTACCACCACAACGTCGAACCCCTCGACCTCTACGCCCCGGCCCCCGGCGACGACTGGGGTTGGTCGGCCACCAACGATGTCGCAGACAGCAACCACCTGTCGGGTACGGCGCTGGACTTCAACGCCACCCAATACCCGTGGGGCGTGGACGCTTCCCGTGTGATGCCGCGCGCCCGTATCGCGAAGATCCGCGAAGGGCTGGACCTGTTCCGCGGCTTCGTGTTCTGGGGGCAGGACTGGTCGCGGAAAGACCCGATGCACTACCAGATCGGCGTGCCCGAGTTCGATCCGGACGGCGCACCGAACCGGGGCCTCGCCGCGTTCGCTGCGGAGCTGGAGAACGGCCTACACGGGATCCTCGCGCCCGCACCGGACTCCGACGACCCGCGCACCGATCCGCAGGTGCTCGCCGGGTTCTTTCAGCTCATCCCCCCGAGTAGGTGGCCGAAATGA
- a CDS encoding DUF7240 domain-containing protein, which yields MYAGTNWREIRGRLILAGIPDPLRQLPDMHALLDVTEVLITQHMTQEQLDRYNNSMYRPETTAEGTLVAAPRGFEPDEQLSAFDAAMAALGE from the coding sequence GTGTATGCGGGAACCAACTGGCGCGAGATCCGGGGCCGACTCATCTTGGCCGGCATCCCGGATCCGCTGCGCCAGCTGCCCGACATGCACGCGCTCCTGGACGTGACGGAAGTGCTGATCACCCAGCACATGACACAGGAACAGCTCGACCGCTACAACAATTCGATGTACCGGCCGGAGACGACCGCGGAGGGCACGCTGGTGGCCGCGCCGCGCGGGTTCGAACCGGATGAGCAGCTGTCCGCGTTCGACGCCGCAATGGCCGCGCTGGGCGAGTAG
- a CDS encoding DUF7196 family protein, with translation MGCGCGGAKASTGGRMQYIVIAAEGGKKYGPYLTAVEARMKLMEIGGGAMKQVPAE, from the coding sequence ATGGGCTGCGGCTGCGGGGGCGCGAAGGCCAGCACCGGCGGGAGGATGCAGTACATCGTGATCGCCGCTGAGGGCGGGAAGAAGTACGGTCCGTACCTCACCGCGGTCGAAGCCCGGATGAAGTTGATGGAGATCGGCGGCGGGGCGATGAAGCAAGTCCCCGCCGAATAG
- a CDS encoding 3'-5' exonuclease, producing MASLVQDQHQAQQIAVGDSAQQLYAWRGAVDALDTWPADRRLYLSQSWRFGPKVAEEANKWLSLLPTSLRLAGNPNLASEITELAAPNAILCRTNAAAMGKVMAFLAGGARVALVGGGAAIKRLAEAAQDLKDGRRTSHPELFLFNSWGEVQDFAGEPSGRDLKPLVDLIDTHGVEEIIRAADSLSEERRADVIVSTAHKSKGREWDDVLIADDFPEPERDEDGEWKTVDDADAMLAYVSVTRARLRLDRGGLGWIDAYLS from the coding sequence GTGGCCAGCCTGGTCCAGGACCAGCACCAGGCCCAGCAGATCGCCGTGGGCGACTCGGCGCAGCAGCTGTACGCGTGGCGGGGCGCGGTCGACGCCCTGGACACCTGGCCCGCCGACCGCCGCCTGTACCTGTCGCAGTCGTGGCGGTTCGGCCCCAAGGTGGCGGAGGAGGCGAACAAGTGGCTGAGCTTGCTGCCGACGTCGCTGCGCCTGGCCGGGAACCCCAACCTCGCCTCGGAGATCACCGAGTTGGCCGCGCCGAACGCGATCCTGTGCCGCACCAACGCCGCCGCGATGGGGAAGGTGATGGCGTTCCTCGCGGGCGGCGCGCGGGTCGCCCTGGTGGGTGGCGGGGCCGCGATCAAGCGGCTGGCGGAAGCCGCCCAGGACTTGAAGGACGGCCGCCGCACCAGCCACCCGGAGCTGTTCCTGTTCAACTCCTGGGGTGAGGTGCAGGACTTCGCGGGGGAGCCGTCCGGGCGGGATCTGAAGCCGCTGGTGGATCTGATCGACACCCACGGCGTGGAGGAGATCATCCGCGCCGCCGACTCGTTGAGCGAGGAGCGGCGTGCCGACGTGATCGTGTCCACCGCGCACAAGAGCAAGGGCCGCGAGTGGGACGACGTGCTGATCGCCGACGACTTCCCCGAGCCGGAGCGTGATGAGGATGGGGAGTGGAAGACGGTGGACGACGCGGATGCCATGCTGGCGTACGTGTCGGTGACCCGCGCCCGGCTTCGCTTGGACCGTGGCGGGCTCGGCTGGATCGACGCCTATCTCTCCTGA
- a CDS encoding Uma2 family endonuclease has product MTATVPGRTVFVPTPPPTGFTAADLPRLTETVDASFELLDGQVVVEPLSTMWHNEARTALKTRLQDIAPMDVVITSGAGVDLGDTVPMPDLLAVDRSAIRPDRLAYPPATVHLVVEVVSPGTLTRDRVLRPAVYAAAGVRHLWRVENRDDTMVLHVHELQAGRYTPTAVFTGHVELDAPFPIDLELPAVTW; this is encoded by the coding sequence GTGACCGCCACAGTGCCGGGCCGGACCGTGTTCGTGCCGACTCCGCCGCCCACCGGATTCACCGCCGCCGACCTGCCCCGCCTCACCGAGACGGTGGACGCGAGCTTCGAGCTGCTGGACGGCCAGGTGGTTGTGGAGCCGTTGTCCACGATGTGGCACAACGAGGCCCGGACCGCGCTGAAGACGCGACTCCAGGACATCGCGCCCATGGACGTCGTGATCACGTCCGGCGCGGGTGTCGATCTCGGCGACACGGTGCCGATGCCGGACCTGCTCGCTGTCGACCGATCCGCGATACGGCCCGACCGTCTCGCCTACCCGCCCGCGACCGTGCACCTGGTGGTGGAGGTGGTGTCGCCCGGCACGCTCACCCGAGACCGTGTGCTCCGGCCAGCCGTGTACGCGGCGGCCGGTGTCCGGCATCTGTGGCGTGTCGAGAACCGCGACGACACGATGGTCCTGCATGTGCACGAACTCCAGGCCGGACGATACACACCCACGGCGGTATTCACGGGACATGTCGAGCTGGACGCACCATTTCCGATCGACCTGGAACTGCCTGCCGTGACTTGGTGA
- a CDS encoding major capsid protein, whose protein sequence is MGAFEMPEDLSKLTLAELRDLLAAAEAAFDALAAPHAGEGSPAPSAETLQAIKDVNTAADAINARIGEVEAEEQARADEARNLIQARTEARNQTTDTSEPTDDGDTDGNDGDDGDGGEGATDADAGAEVVAEAEQATADAAQQEAVTAASTRPTSFRGLGARRRTGNAAPPAQEIGFRMRPQTPKYRDGVVGFDALAASIDSMATGHRIHSNRDPLRIDGGTGKIPLSLATLDRGFGPSHIINEKATDEERDAQIAEIIANTEYRAATFDDRGAMVASGGHCAVPETIYTFCDVTPATGLATWPAMNLGPRGGQRRPMEPDFTELYNTLPWRFTEAELQANNPDGTPVVTKPCIEIPCVEWEEIYVEAIGLCVTSGILQRRGFPESIERFLAEVVKAHLIKVSVWSLLDAEADSTPYTIPAAGSLGAAGAFLNGVALRAVVQRQKERLAKDAPIEGKTPAYMLDVAKADMAMQQGKDVKSITDAEIDGWLASRNIFMEWVQHWQPIPEASVRWPSQVRTLLYPRGTWYQHLEHVIEVGTLHSKDMLQKNRQMEFFTEDEYLMDRRCKTSEVLTINVCANGSVGAREQITCATTTNEVQTATITGSPTGGTFTLSYGGETTTPLPYNATAAQVQSALALLPTIGFGNVAVSGPAGGPYAITFQGVLGATNVPLITASGSFIGGSSPAIGVAQTTAGSPN, encoded by the coding sequence ATGGGCGCATTCGAGATGCCCGAGGACCTGTCCAAGCTCACGCTGGCCGAGCTGCGTGACCTACTGGCCGCCGCGGAGGCCGCGTTCGACGCGCTGGCCGCACCGCACGCCGGTGAGGGCTCGCCCGCGCCGTCCGCCGAAACGCTCCAGGCGATCAAGGACGTGAACACCGCCGCCGACGCGATCAACGCGCGGATCGGCGAGGTGGAGGCGGAGGAGCAGGCGCGCGCCGATGAGGCCCGCAACCTGATCCAGGCCCGCACCGAGGCCCGCAACCAGACCACCGACACCTCCGAGCCCACCGACGACGGCGACACCGACGGCAACGATGGTGACGACGGGGACGGCGGCGAGGGGGCCACCGACGCGGACGCCGGTGCCGAGGTGGTGGCGGAAGCGGAGCAGGCGACCGCCGACGCCGCCCAGCAGGAGGCGGTGACCGCCGCCAGCACCCGCCCGACATCGTTCCGTGGCCTGGGCGCCCGGCGGCGCACCGGCAACGCGGCCCCGCCCGCCCAGGAGATCGGGTTCCGGATGCGTCCGCAGACCCCGAAGTATCGGGATGGTGTGGTCGGGTTCGATGCGCTGGCGGCGTCCATCGACAGCATGGCGACCGGGCACCGGATCCACTCCAACCGTGACCCGCTGCGCATCGACGGCGGCACCGGGAAGATCCCGCTGTCGCTGGCGACGCTGGATCGCGGGTTCGGGCCGTCGCACATCATCAACGAGAAGGCGACCGACGAGGAGCGCGACGCCCAGATCGCGGAGATCATCGCGAACACCGAGTACCGGGCCGCGACGTTCGACGACCGCGGCGCGATGGTGGCATCCGGCGGCCACTGCGCGGTGCCGGAAACGATCTATACCTTCTGCGATGTCACCCCCGCGACCGGGTTGGCGACCTGGCCGGCGATGAACCTGGGTCCGCGCGGCGGCCAGCGGCGGCCGATGGAGCCCGACTTCACGGAGCTGTACAACACGCTGCCATGGCGGTTCACCGAGGCGGAGTTGCAGGCCAACAACCCCGACGGAACCCCGGTCGTCACCAAGCCGTGCATCGAGATCCCCTGCGTGGAGTGGGAGGAAATCTATGTCGAGGCGATCGGCCTGTGCGTCACCTCCGGCATCCTCCAGCGCCGCGGCTTCCCCGAGAGCATCGAACGGTTCCTGGCCGAGGTGGTCAAGGCGCACCTGATCAAGGTGTCGGTGTGGTCGCTGCTGGACGCGGAGGCCGACTCCACCCCGTACACCATCCCGGCCGCCGGCTCCCTGGGCGCGGCGGGTGCGTTCCTCAACGGTGTCGCGTTGCGCGCGGTGGTGCAGCGGCAGAAGGAGCGGCTGGCGAAGGACGCGCCGATCGAAGGCAAGACGCCCGCCTACATGCTGGATGTGGCGAAGGCCGACATGGCGATGCAGCAGGGCAAGGACGTCAAGTCCATCACCGACGCGGAGATCGACGGCTGGCTGGCCTCCCGGAACATCTTCATGGAGTGGGTGCAGCACTGGCAGCCCATCCCCGAGGCGTCGGTGCGGTGGCCCAGCCAGGTCCGGACCCTGCTGTACCCGCGCGGCACCTGGTACCAGCACCTGGAGCACGTCATCGAGGTCGGCACCCTGCACTCGAAGGACATGCTCCAGAAGAACCGGCAGATGGAGTTCTTCACCGAGGACGAGTACCTGATGGACCGTCGGTGCAAGACCTCCGAGGTGCTGACCATCAACGTCTGCGCCAACGGTTCCGTGGGTGCGCGGGAGCAGATCACCTGCGCGACCACCACCAACGAGGTCCAGACCGCGACCATCACCGGTTCGCCGACGGGCGGAACTTTCACCCTCAGCTACGGGGGTGAGACCACCACGCCGCTGCCGTACAACGCGACCGCCGCGCAGGTGCAGTCCGCGCTGGCGCTGCTGCCGACCATCGGGTTCGGCAACGTCGCGGTGTCCGGCCCGGCGGGCGGCCCGTACGCGATCACGTTCCAGGGCGTCCTGGGCGCGACCAACGTGCCGCTGATCACCGCCTCCGGCTCGTTCATCGGTGGCAGCTCGCCGGCCATCGGCGTCGCGCAGACCACCGCGGGTTCGCCGAACTGA